A DNA window from Paenibacillus sp. HWE-109 contains the following coding sequences:
- a CDS encoding ATP-binding cassette domain-containing protein gives MSESNQEYIVISGARENNLKNVSLRIPKRKITIFTGVSGSGKSSIVFDTIAAESTRLLNENFSLFVRNFLPRYPQPDTDAIENLSMAVIVDQKRLGGGSHSTMGTITDISPILRLLFSRVGQPYVGQANMFSFNDPQGMCPECNGIGRRLSVDMSKAVDTSMSLNEGAILLPGYAVNSMDWSMIVQAGFFDPEKKLNDYSDDELEQLLYGKARKVEMQFAGKAVNITIEGIIEKFTNKYIKQDVKTKSERTQQAVAPYICEGPCSSCRGARLSQAALGCRINGRNIAELASMEVGQLIRIIREIDDSIAAPVIKSLTERLQHLVDIGLDYLTLDRETDTLSGGESQRVKMVKHLSGSLVDVTYIFDEPSVGLHPRDVHRLNGLLQKLRDKGNTVIVVEHDPDVIKLADHIVDVGPHAGSRGGTIMYEGSYQGLLEAGTLTGTHMKRPLQLKSDCRQPSGKLPIRDANLHNLQNVSVDIPTGVLTVVAGVAGSGKSTLINDVFLSKHPEAIVIDQSAVGVSTRSNPATYTGIMDDVRKAFAAANKVNQGLFSFNSKGACENCQGLGVVYTDLAFLDSVKLPCEVCGGRRFKEEVLAYKLNGKSIAEVLEMTVEQALNFFELKEVARKLQAMSDVGLNYITLGQPLSTLSGGECQRIKLASELHKKGSIYVMDEPTTGLHMSDIGHLLEIMNRLVDAGNTVIVIEHNLDVISQADWIIDMGPDGGSKGGQVVFEGTPPQIIHAEQSITGKYLK, from the coding sequence ATGAGCGAATCTAATCAGGAATATATTGTCATCTCGGGTGCGAGGGAAAACAATCTCAAGAACGTATCCTTGCGCATTCCCAAGCGGAAAATCACAATTTTCACCGGGGTATCCGGATCCGGCAAGTCATCGATTGTCTTCGATACGATCGCCGCAGAGTCTACGCGATTGCTGAATGAGAATTTCAGCTTATTCGTGCGCAATTTCCTGCCACGCTATCCCCAGCCGGATACGGACGCGATCGAGAACCTGAGTATGGCTGTAATTGTGGACCAGAAGCGGTTGGGCGGCGGTTCTCATTCCACGATGGGTACGATTACCGATATCTCTCCGATTCTCCGGCTTCTCTTCTCCCGAGTAGGTCAGCCCTATGTTGGACAAGCGAACATGTTCTCTTTCAACGATCCGCAAGGTATGTGTCCCGAGTGCAATGGGATCGGTCGCAGACTGTCCGTCGACATGAGCAAGGCGGTGGATACGTCAATGTCGCTGAATGAAGGGGCCATTCTGTTGCCCGGCTATGCGGTAAACAGCATGGATTGGTCGATGATCGTGCAAGCGGGGTTCTTCGACCCTGAGAAGAAGTTGAACGATTATTCAGATGATGAGCTAGAACAATTGCTGTACGGCAAAGCTAGGAAAGTGGAGATGCAGTTCGCCGGGAAGGCAGTGAATATCACAATAGAAGGCATCATCGAGAAGTTCACGAACAAGTACATCAAGCAGGATGTGAAGACCAAGTCTGAGCGTACGCAACAAGCTGTCGCGCCGTACATCTGCGAGGGGCCTTGCTCAAGTTGCCGAGGTGCGAGACTCAGTCAGGCTGCGCTGGGCTGCAGGATCAATGGACGCAACATTGCGGAGCTTGCATCGATGGAGGTCGGGCAGCTCATCCGCATCATTCGGGAGATCGACGATTCTATCGCCGCGCCGGTCATCAAATCGCTGACAGAACGGCTGCAACATCTGGTGGATATCGGACTTGACTATTTGACGCTGGACCGTGAGACGGATACCTTGTCCGGCGGCGAGTCGCAGCGCGTCAAGATGGTGAAGCATCTAAGCGGTAGTCTGGTGGATGTTACGTATATCTTCGATGAGCCAAGTGTTGGCTTGCACCCCCGCGACGTACACCGGTTAAATGGCTTGCTGCAGAAGCTGCGCGACAAGGGCAATACCGTGATAGTCGTCGAGCATGATCCCGATGTGATCAAGCTGGCGGATCATATTGTCGATGTCGGGCCTCATGCTGGCAGCCGCGGCGGTACGATCATGTATGAAGGCAGCTACCAAGGCTTGCTGGAAGCAGGCACATTGACTGGCACTCATATGAAGCGGCCGCTCCAGTTGAAGTCTGATTGCAGGCAGCCATCTGGCAAACTGCCGATCAGGGATGCCAACCTTCACAACCTGCAGAACGTGAGTGTAGATATTCCAACTGGCGTGCTGACTGTAGTTGCGGGTGTCGCTGGCTCAGGCAAGAGTACGCTGATTAACGATGTATTCCTTAGCAAGCATCCGGAAGCAATCGTTATCGACCAATCGGCGGTAGGAGTGTCAACCCGTTCGAATCCTGCCACTTACACAGGTATTATGGATGATGTGCGCAAGGCGTTTGCTGCCGCGAACAAGGTCAATCAAGGCTTGTTCAGCTTCAACTCCAAAGGGGCATGCGAGAACTGCCAAGGGCTGGGAGTTGTGTACACGGATCTTGCATTCCTCGACAGCGTGAAGCTGCCATGCGAAGTATGCGGAGGCAGACGCTTTAAGGAAGAAGTGCTTGCGTACAAGCTGAACGGCAAGTCAATTGCAGAAGTGCTGGAGATGACTGTGGAGCAGGCATTGAATTTTTTTGAGCTAAAAGAAGTTGCTCGCAAGCTTCAGGCGATGAGTGATGTGGGACTGAACTATATTACACTCGGCCAGCCGCTTAGCACACTCTCCGGTGGTGAATGTCAGCGCATCAAGCTGGCAAGCGAGTTGCATAAGAAAGGCAGCATCTATGTAATGGACGAGCCGACGACCGGCCTGCATATGTCAGATATCGGTCATCTTCTGGAGATCATGAACCGCCTCGTGGATGCCGGAAATACAGTGATCGTCATCGAGCACAACCTCGATGTGATTAGCCAAGCGGATTGGATTATCGATATGGGACCAGATGGAGGCAGCAAGGGCGGCCAAGTCGTATTCGAGGGTACTCCCCCGCAGATCATCCATGCGGAACAGTCGATTACAGGAAAATACTTGAAATAA
- a CDS encoding YdeI/OmpD-associated family protein produces MTTSNLNPKVDGFLNKAKTWKEEYEKLRNIVLDCELTEEFKWMHPCYTFQNKNIVLIHGFKQYCALLFHKGALLKDAHGILIQQTENVQAARQIRFTDVREIAAMEAILKDYIYEAIEVEKAGLEVNFKKSTEFTMPDEFQNKLDEIPALKTAFEALTPGRQRAYLLHFSDPKQSKTRESRVEKCMQRILDGKGLND; encoded by the coding sequence ATGACAACTAGTAATTTGAATCCTAAGGTTGATGGTTTTTTAAATAAGGCTAAAACATGGAAAGAAGAATATGAGAAGTTGAGAAATATTGTTCTTGACTGTGAGCTGACCGAAGAATTTAAGTGGATGCATCCTTGTTACACGTTTCAGAATAAAAACATTGTTTTAATACATGGATTTAAACAATACTGTGCTCTCTTGTTTCACAAAGGCGCCTTGTTAAAAGATGCCCATGGCATCCTAATCCAACAAACGGAGAATGTACAGGCGGCGCGTCAGATTCGGTTCACGGATGTTCGAGAAATAGCTGCAATGGAAGCCATCCTAAAAGACTATATATATGAAGCTATTGAAGTTGAAAAAGCCGGATTGGAAGTCAATTTTAAAAAGAGTACAGAATTCACAATGCCTGATGAATTTCAAAATAAGCTCGATGAAATCCCGGCTTTGAAAACGGCTTTTGAAGCATTGACGCCCGGACGGCAAAGAGCTTACCTTCTTCATTTTTCTGATCCTAAACAATCCAAAACGCGAGAGTCCAGGGTTGAAAAATGTATGCAGCGAATACTCGATGGGAAGGGATTAAATGATTAG
- a CDS encoding winged helix-turn-helix transcriptional regulator: MLETCVPTGVELKDTGFGYTLSLIGGKYKMIIMYKLSDNKVMRHNELKRSIGSISFKTLSIMLKELEADGLIIRKEFPQIPPKVEYSLSERGLSLLPLLNMMCEWGEKNSPPTLDVLQHKV, translated from the coding sequence ATGCTCGAAACCTGTGTTCCGACTGGCGTGGAATTAAAAGATACCGGTTTTGGATATACGTTGTCTTTGATAGGCGGTAAATATAAAATGATCATTATGTATAAGCTGTCTGATAATAAAGTTATGCGGCATAATGAGTTGAAGCGAAGTATCGGTAGTATTTCCTTTAAAACGTTAAGTATCATGTTAAAGGAGCTGGAGGCAGATGGGCTTATTATACGTAAAGAATTCCCACAGATACCTCCAAAAGTTGAATATTCGTTATCAGAGCGTGGTCTTTCTCTCCTTCCATTATTAAATATGATGTGCGAATGGGGAGAGAAAAACAGTCCTCCAACGCTGGACGTTTTACAGCATAAGGTATAG
- a CDS encoding NAD(P)H-dependent oxidoreductase, with translation MKTLVVVTHPSIETSIINKRWVEELKKYPEKYTVHQLQEAYPDGHIDVEKEQKLIESHGNLVLQFPIFWFNCPPFLKKWLDDVLTYGWAYGSHGGDKLKNRKVALAVSAGIKEENYNQERKYRHTLAHLLSPFESTFLYCNANYRSFFAFYGTENEPGENVPGAENEQPSSELVKSAQDYLKFVDNL, from the coding sequence TTGAAAACTCTTGTTGTGGTAACTCACCCAAGCATAGAAACATCCATAATTAATAAGCGATGGGTAGAAGAACTCAAGAAATATCCGGAAAAGTATACGGTTCACCAACTGCAGGAGGCATACCCTGATGGACACATAGACGTGGAAAAGGAACAAAAATTGATTGAATCACATGGAAATCTAGTTTTGCAGTTCCCTATATTTTGGTTTAATTGTCCACCATTCCTTAAAAAATGGCTTGACGATGTTTTAACTTATGGTTGGGCTTATGGTTCACATGGAGGCGATAAATTAAAGAATCGCAAAGTTGCCTTAGCTGTTTCTGCCGGAATTAAGGAAGAAAATTATAATCAAGAGAGAAAATATCGCCATACACTTGCTCATTTATTGTCACCTTTTGAATCTACCTTCCTGTACTGCAATGCAAATTATCGTTCGTTCTTTGCGTTTTATGGTACGGAGAATGAGCCTGGTGAAAATGTGCCTGGTGCAGAAAATGAGCAACCTTCAAGCGAACTAGTAAAAAGCGCACAAGATTATTTGAAATTTGTTGATAACCTCTAA